Within the uncultured Draconibacterium sp. genome, the region GAAGAAATCGCAAAAATTCCAGTTCTTCCACCAATATTTTCACCGGACGAACTACCGGCTCTTCCGGCACAGGTTGCGGAGGCGCTGCTTGCCGGCGGTTTTGCTCTCGAAATTCTCTTTTGCGGAACTCCTCGGTTTGTTTATGTTTTTGTTTCCGGACTTCGGTATATAACACCTCCTCGGCAACACCAAGCAGGCGACTGCATTCTTTAATATACACCGAGCGGGTAATAGAATCAGGAATTACAGAAACCGACCGGATAACATCTGAAATCAGGCGGGCTTTGGCAACCGGATCATTCTCAGTGCTTTTTAAAAGCAAACGAGTTTTAAACTGAATGAAGTCGGTCTCGTTTTGCTCAATATATTCCTGGAAACCAGAAGCACCCATTTTTTTGGCAAATGAATCGGGATCTTCACCATCGGGTAACGGAAGCACTTTTACGTTCATACCCTCTTCCAGCACCAAATCGATTCCGCGCAACGACGCTTTTATTCCGGCTGCATCGCCATCGTAAATAATGGTAATGTTGGGTGTAAAACGGCGCACCATCCTTATTTGATCGGGTGTTAGCGAAGTACCCGACGAAGCAACAACGTTTTCGATGCCTACCTGGTGCAGCGACATTACATCGGTATAACCTTCAACCAGGTAACATTTATCGGTACGGGTCATTTCGCGTTTAGCCTGATAAATTCCGTACAACACCCGGCTTTTGTGGTAAATATCCGATTCGGGCGAATTCAGGTATTTGGCCGTTTTTTTATCGTTTGTTAAAATGCGGCCACCAAACGCAATTACACGGCCCGCCAGGTTATGAATAGGAAACATTACTCGTCCGGCAAAACGGTCGCGCAACCAGTCATCGCGTTTTATGGTTAATCCCGTTTTCTCCAGGAACTCGAGTTTATAACCTTGTTTTTGTGCTGCCTCGGTAAATGGTGTTTTTCCATCGGGAGCAAAACCAACTTCAAACTTTTTCAGAATATCGTCGCGAAAGCTACGCTCGCGAAAATAACCCAGTCCAATGGTTCGGCCTTCATTTTCTTCCCATAAATAGCGGGTAAAATATTTCTGGGCAAAACCGGAAACAATCATCAAACTTTCGCGCGAATCTTTTAGCTGTTTCTGCTCTTCGGTTTCCTCTTCCTCACGAACCTCGATATTGTATTTTTTTGCCAGCCATTTTAACGCCTCAGGATACGTGAGATTCTCGTGCTCCATAATAAAGTTCACCGAGTTTCCTCCTTTTCCACACCCAAAACATTTAAAAATTCCTTTGGCCGGCGACACAGTAAACGATGGAGTCTTCTCGTTGTGAAACGGACACAAACCAAGCATGTTTACACCCCTTTTTCGGAGTGTAACAAAATCGCCTACTACGTCTGAAATTTCCGCAGCATCAATTATTCGGTCTATCGTGGCTTGATCAATCATCAGTACAAAAATATCAGAATTAGCCTGAAACGAACATCTTTTAAAAGGAATAATATCCACAATTAAATGCCACTTCAAATAAGCATCAGATTATCAGCCCCGATTTGAATGCGAATATTATTAATTGTACATTTAACGTTGATCGAATATTTTACTGATGAAGAAACTTGTAGTTCTTTCGGGAGCCGGCATGAGCCAGGAAAGCGGATTAAAAACGTTTCGCGATATGGGCGGAATTTGGGAGCAATACGACGTGACCGAAGTTGCGACTCCCGAAGCATGGGCGCGCGATCCGGAATTGGTTTTGCGTTTTTACAACGAAAGGCGCAAACAACTCCTTGAAGCACAACCCAACCGCGGACATCGGGGAATTGCCGAGTTGGAGAAATGGTTTGAGGTACAGGTAGTAACTCAAAATGTAGACAATCTACACGAGCGAGCCGGAAGTACAAAAGTTACGCATTTGCATGGCGAGTTGATGAAAGCCCGAAGTACCATCGATTCGTATTTGATTTATGAACTCGACAAGTGGGAACTCAAACTGGGCGATTGCTGTGAAAAAGGAAGCCAGTTGCGCCCACATATTGTTTGGTTTGGTGAGGCTGTTCCCGAAATACCGAATGCAATTGGAATTGTTCAGCAAGCTGATATACTGGTAGTAATTGGTACTTCGCTGGCAGTTTATCCTGCTGCAAGCCTGGTAAACTACGTGCGAAAGGGAACGCCGATTTTTGTTATCGACCCCAGCAGGCCGGAAGTTTACCACGAAAATGTTACATATATCGAAAAAAAAGCTGAAATTGGGGTGAAGGTTTTAAAAGAGGAACTGGAAAAAATAAACTAAACCACTATGCACTGAAAGTACATAGGTTTAAGATTGAATGAAATTCAAAATGAACAAAGCATAGGATATGAGTAGAAAGTAATGAGTAGTGAGAGAAGAAAATAGACACGAATAAGATTCTCAATACTTAAATCTCTGTACTCAAATCAAAATCCTATAAAATAAAAGTTTATAGAAACTAAAGTAGCTGCAATCAAATTGCAGGGTTTTAACCATTAACTAGAAAATAAATGAAGCGAATATTTATTGCCTTGGGATTTTTTTTGATTACAAATTTTGTTGTTGCCCAGCGTTTTGACGCCGGAATAATTGCAGGATTTAACGGCACACAGGTTGAAGGCGATAATCTGAAAGGCTATCACAAAGCAGGTATTTTAGCCGGTATATTTGTGCAAACCGATATTGCTCCGGCAATTGTGGCCGGAATGGAAATTAAATATTCGCAAAAAGGTTCTCGCAGATCATTCGACCCCAAACAACCCGACATTGACAAATATGTTATGCGCCTTGGTTATATTGATATTCCACTTTTTATGGCATTCAGAACCAATGACCGGAGTATGATAATTGGTGGTATTGCGCCGGGTGTTTTAGTCCACTCGAAAGAATTGAACAGCGATGGCGAAATTCCGGAGCCCGACCGGCAGGATTTTAACACTTTCGATTTGCAGCCCTTTCTTGGATTTCAGTTTGATTTTCTGGAGCATGCATCGGTTGATCTGCGTTTTGCGCTGTCAGTCCTTCCGTGCAGCGACAAATCGGAAACCAATTATTATTTCCACAACGGATTATTTAATAATGTAATTTCGCTGGCGTTGTACTACAGATTGGGGCGGTGAGATTTTTCTCTCGCAAAGGCGCAGAGACTCTAAGAATTGAAGCACAATAGAAACATAGAACAATAGATCATTTCGGTACTTAAGTTTTGTTTACTATTGCTGAGTTGTTCTATTGCT harbors:
- a CDS encoding porin family protein; its protein translation is MKRIFIALGFFLITNFVVAQRFDAGIIAGFNGTQVEGDNLKGYHKAGILAGIFVQTDIAPAIVAGMEIKYSQKGSRRSFDPKQPDIDKYVMRLGYIDIPLFMAFRTNDRSMIIGGIAPGVLVHSKELNSDGEIPEPDRQDFNTFDLQPFLGFQFDFLEHASVDLRFALSVLPCSDKSETNYYFHNGLFNNVISLALYYRLGR
- the dnaG gene encoding DNA primase encodes the protein MIDQATIDRIIDAAEISDVVGDFVTLRKRGVNMLGLCPFHNEKTPSFTVSPAKGIFKCFGCGKGGNSVNFIMEHENLTYPEALKWLAKKYNIEVREEEETEEQKQLKDSRESLMIVSGFAQKYFTRYLWEENEGRTIGLGYFRERSFRDDILKKFEVGFAPDGKTPFTEAAQKQGYKLEFLEKTGLTIKRDDWLRDRFAGRVMFPIHNLAGRVIAFGGRILTNDKKTAKYLNSPESDIYHKSRVLYGIYQAKREMTRTDKCYLVEGYTDVMSLHQVGIENVVASSGTSLTPDQIRMVRRFTPNITIIYDGDAAGIKASLRGIDLVLEEGMNVKVLPLPDGEDPDSFAKKMGASGFQEYIEQNETDFIQFKTRLLLKSTENDPVAKARLISDVIRSVSVIPDSITRSVYIKECSRLLGVAEEVLYTEVRKQKHKQTEEFRKREFREQNRRQAAPPQPVPEEPVVRPVKILVEELEFLRFLLKYCACDLFEEEDEETHETRTLSVGEFMIDELEVDELVSENELFKKVFYEVRENLYKDNFDPWKHFVYHPDASMSKFATDLLSEKYTESKRWTKAGAFTEKEEDILDLLIPRIVNEYKLRKIKLMMADIEKAIDKASAENDFDKVIEEQSIYMNLKRAEKELAKSLGSRTIN
- a CDS encoding NAD-dependent deacylase, whose protein sequence is MKKLVVLSGAGMSQESGLKTFRDMGGIWEQYDVTEVATPEAWARDPELVLRFYNERRKQLLEAQPNRGHRGIAELEKWFEVQVVTQNVDNLHERAGSTKVTHLHGELMKARSTIDSYLIYELDKWELKLGDCCEKGSQLRPHIVWFGEAVPEIPNAIGIVQQADILVVIGTSLAVYPAASLVNYVRKGTPIFVIDPSRPEVYHENVTYIEKKAEIGVKVLKEELEKIN